The Muribaculum intestinale genome includes the window CTACCGACATTGACGGTCGCTTTACCGTCAAGGCTCGGCAGGGCGACGTTCTGACATTCTCCTACATCGGTCTCGCCCCGGCCAAAGTGACCGTCAACGGCAACGGCCCTCTGACCGTTACCATGCAGGACGGAAGCCAGACTCTCGACGAAGTCGTTGTAACAGCGCTCGGCATCAAGCGTTCCCAGAAGTCGCTCTCATACAACGTGCAGCAGGTAAAAGGCGATCTTCTCACCACCAACAAAGACGCCAACTTTGTCAACTCTCTCGCAGGTAAAGTCGCCGGTGTCAACATCAATGCCTCATCATCAGGTACTGGCGGTATCTCGAAGGTTGTGATGCGTGGTACCAAATCAATCATGCAGTCATCCAACGCCCTCTACGTTGTCGACGGCATGCCCATGCGCTCCGGACGTTCTACCGGCGATACAGGTGCTTTCGGCTCTGCCGGCGCCACCGAGCCGATAGCCGACCTCAACCCCGACGATATCGAGTCACTGTCGGTACTGACCGGTGCTGCCGCTGCCGCTCTCTATGGCTCGGAGGCGGCCAACGGTGCTATCGTCATCACCACCAAAAAGGGTGAGGCCGGTAAGACAAAAATCACAGTCGGCACCAACACCGAATGGAACCAGGCCTGGATTCTGCCCCGCTTCCAGAACACCTACGGTGCCGGACAGAATGGTGCATACAATCCCAACTCATCATGGAGCTGGGGTGCGCGAATGACTCCATACAACAACTCGGGATACGACGTGGCCGATGACTTCCTCAACACCGGATTTGTCACAACCAATTCCGTGACATTCTCTACCGGCAATGACAAGCGCCAGACCTACGCATCGGCAGCCGCTGTCAACTCGCAGGGTATCGTTCCCAACGACCGCTACAACCGCTACAACTTCAACATCCGCAATACCACCACATTCCTCGACGACAAGATGACCCTTGACCTCAACGCAAGCTACATCTATCAGAACGATAGGAACATGGTAAACCAGGGTACATACATGAACCCCATCGTAGGCGCATACCTCTTCCCCCGCGGCAACGACTGGGACGAAGTCAAGATGTATGAGGTATACGACCCGGCACGCCACCTCAACGTACAGAACTGGAAGTATGGCGACTACGGCATGACCACTCAGAACCCCTACTGGGTAAGCAACCGCAACGTACGCGAAAGTTTCAAAGACCGCTACATGCTGGGAGCACACCTTTCGTACAAGGTACTCCCCTACCTCACCCTTAGCGGACGAGTTCGCATCGACAACTCCAACACCTCGACCACCGACAAGCGCTACGCCACAACCAACGAAATCATGTCTGACGGCAGCTCAAACGGATGGTTCGGCACAGCCCGCTACAAGGACAAACAGATATATGCCGACTTCCTCGCCTCATTCAGCAAAGACCTCGGCGACGACTTCAACCTACAGGCCAACTTCGGCGGTTCAATCTCCGATATGCGCTTTGAGTCGCTCGACGTACACGGAGCAATCTCCGACGGCAAGGGCTCATACGAGGGCATGAATGTGGGTCTCCCCAACTTCTTCGCCATCACCAATATCAACGACCGCCCCTCGAAGACTCAGACCGGATGGCGCGAACAGACCCAGTCGCTCTATGCAAGCGCCGACCTCGGCTACAAGAACACATACTACCTGACCCTGACCGGACGTAACGACTGGCCCTCGCAGCTGGCCGGCCCCGACTCCAAGTCATCGTCATTCTTCTACCCCTCGGTAGGTGTATCAGTGCTTATGAACCAGATGTTTGCCGACCACGGCATCGAGTTCAACCCCGAAATCATCTCGTTCTGGAAGATACGCGCCTCATGGGCATCGGTAGGTACCGCGTTCCCCCGCTTCATCGCCAACCCCACATACGAATGGGTCAACGGCGCATGGTCGGTGCTCACACAGTATCCCATGAGCGACCTCAAGCCCGAGCGTACCAAGTCGTGG containing:
- a CDS encoding SusC/RagA family TonB-linked outer membrane protein; translated protein: MNVSGEVLDSTGEPLIGVTVGIEGKGAVTTTDIDGRFTVKARQGDVLTFSYIGLAPAKVTVNGNGPLTVTMQDGSQTLDEVVVTALGIKRSQKSLSYNVQQVKGDLLTTNKDANFVNSLAGKVAGVNINASSSGTGGISKVVMRGTKSIMQSSNALYVVDGMPMRSGRSTGDTGAFGSAGATEPIADLNPDDIESLSVLTGAAAAALYGSEAANGAIVITTKKGEAGKTKITVGTNTEWNQAWILPRFQNTYGAGQNGAYNPNSSWSWGARMTPYNNSGYDVADDFLNTGFVTTNSVTFSTGNDKRQTYASAAAVNSQGIVPNDRYNRYNFNIRNTTTFLDDKMTLDLNASYIYQNDRNMVNQGTYMNPIVGAYLFPRGNDWDEVKMYEVYDPARHLNVQNWKYGDYGMTTQNPYWVSNRNVRESFKDRYMLGAHLSYKVLPYLTLSGRVRIDNSNTSTTDKRYATTNEIMSDGSSNGWFGTARYKDKQIYADFLASFSKDLGDDFNLQANFGGSISDMRFESLDVHGAISDGKGSYEGMNVGLPNFFAITNINDRPSKTQTGWREQTQSLYASADLGYKNTYYLTLTGRNDWPSQLAGPDSKSSSFFYPSVGVSVLMNQMFADHGIEFNPEIISFWKIRASWASVGTAFPRFIANPTYEWVNGAWSVLTQYPMSDLKPERTKSWEVGMNFRFLTDLTFDATWYLADTYNQTFNPNLAVGKYSNLYVQAGNVRNWGMEFALNYEHTWGNFTWSSGLTYSFNKNKIRELARNVINPVTGETFSLDQIEPAAGNSLGATHFILREGGTMGDLYSSVDLMRDANGNIYVDNTGAVSKTTIKDNSEYIKLGSVLPKGNLAWSNTFRWKNLSASCMFSARLGGIVFSRTQAILDLYGVSEASGAARDLGYVSINGGDHVNPEQWYGTIASGDMVPQYYTYSATNVRLQEATISYLIPRRLLANVCDIRVSLVGRNLWMIYNKAPFDPEAVASAGNYYQGMDNFMMPSLRNFGFNVNFNF